One Hermetia illucens chromosome 4, iHerIll2.2.curated.20191125, whole genome shotgun sequence DNA segment encodes these proteins:
- the LOC119654842 gene encoding phosphoserine phosphatase isoform X2 → MNRSLLSLVAVAAVDSGACGARAASGTTVIVTPDTSMTNQDKNKRVAQAAEILNNSDIVCFDVDSTVIREEGIDELARYCGKGTEVARLTKEAMKGSVTFQDALKLRLDIIRPTQRQIREFIKSHPSTLSPGIKDLVNYVRNNGSSVYLISGGFDCLIEPVAIELGIPLTNVFANKLLFYFNGEYAGFDTNQPTSRSGGKGDAILQIRQIHPESNITMVGDGATDLEASPPANNFIGYGGNVVRNEVQTRAQYYVTDFRQLMQPDNCTFKNLNQNNS, encoded by the exons ATCGTTACTTAGTCTGGTGGCGGTTGCAGCCGTTGATAGTGGAGCGTGTGGAGCACGAGCAGCATCCGGTACCACGGTTATAGTCACTCCAGATACTAGCATGACAAATCAAG ataaaaataaacGTGTTGCTCAGGCAGCGGAAATCCTGAATAATTCAGACATTGTTTGCTTCGATGTCGATTCAACTGTGATAAGAGAAGAAGGAATTGATGAATTAGCAAGATACTGTGGTAAGGGTACGGAGGTAGCCCGTCTAACTAAAGAAGCTATGAAAGGATCTGTGACGTTCCAAGATGCATTGAAATTGAGATTAGATATTATACGGCCAACACAAAGACAAATTCGTGAATTCATCAAATCACATCCTAGCACTCTATCACCTGGAATAAA AGATTTAGTCAATTACGTCAGAAATAATGGGTCATCGGTTTACTTGATATCAGGCGGATTTGACTGCCTCATAGAGCCAGTCGCCATCGAATTAGGAATACCCTTGACGAATGTTTTTGCCAATAAACTACTGTTCTATTTTAATG GCGAATATGCTGGTTTCGACacaaatcaaccaacatcaCGATCAGGCGGTAAGGGTGATGCTATATTACAAATTAGACAAATACATCCAGAATCAAATATCACAATGGTTGGGGATGGAGCTACAGATCTAGAAGCTTCCCCACCAGCAAATAATTTTATTG GATATGGTGGAAATGTCGTTCGAAATGAGGTACAAACACGCGCCCAATATTATGTGACAGATTTCAGACAACTAATGCAACCAGATAATTGCACCTTTAAGAATTTAAACCAGAACAACTCATAA
- the LOC119654842 gene encoding phosphoserine phosphatase isoform X1: MIFLKATTKCIIQHIFINRSLLSLVAVAAVDSGACGARAASGTTVIVTPDTSMTNQDKNKRVAQAAEILNNSDIVCFDVDSTVIREEGIDELARYCGKGTEVARLTKEAMKGSVTFQDALKLRLDIIRPTQRQIREFIKSHPSTLSPGIKDLVNYVRNNGSSVYLISGGFDCLIEPVAIELGIPLTNVFANKLLFYFNGEYAGFDTNQPTSRSGGKGDAILQIRQIHPESNITMVGDGATDLEASPPANNFIGYGGNVVRNEVQTRAQYYVTDFRQLMQPDNCTFKNLNQNNS, encoded by the exons ATCGTTACTTAGTCTGGTGGCGGTTGCAGCCGTTGATAGTGGAGCGTGTGGAGCACGAGCAGCATCCGGTACCACGGTTATAGTCACTCCAGATACTAGCATGACAAATCAAG ataaaaataaacGTGTTGCTCAGGCAGCGGAAATCCTGAATAATTCAGACATTGTTTGCTTCGATGTCGATTCAACTGTGATAAGAGAAGAAGGAATTGATGAATTAGCAAGATACTGTGGTAAGGGTACGGAGGTAGCCCGTCTAACTAAAGAAGCTATGAAAGGATCTGTGACGTTCCAAGATGCATTGAAATTGAGATTAGATATTATACGGCCAACACAAAGACAAATTCGTGAATTCATCAAATCACATCCTAGCACTCTATCACCTGGAATAAA AGATTTAGTCAATTACGTCAGAAATAATGGGTCATCGGTTTACTTGATATCAGGCGGATTTGACTGCCTCATAGAGCCAGTCGCCATCGAATTAGGAATACCCTTGACGAATGTTTTTGCCAATAAACTACTGTTCTATTTTAATG GCGAATATGCTGGTTTCGACacaaatcaaccaacatcaCGATCAGGCGGTAAGGGTGATGCTATATTACAAATTAGACAAATACATCCAGAATCAAATATCACAATGGTTGGGGATGGAGCTACAGATCTAGAAGCTTCCCCACCAGCAAATAATTTTATTG GATATGGTGGAAATGTCGTTCGAAATGAGGTACAAACACGCGCCCAATATTATGTGACAGATTTCAGACAACTAATGCAACCAGATAATTGCACCTTTAAGAATTTAAACCAGAACAACTCATAA